The proteins below come from a single Triticum aestivum cultivar Chinese Spring chromosome 5D, IWGSC CS RefSeq v2.1, whole genome shotgun sequence genomic window:
- the LOC123125879 gene encoding uncharacterized protein, producing MNKVFRCKITVQGIALNHTWKAMEDGDAYHCTNLNCVNRTASPRYKLPIIAADGNATVEMVFFGDVDRDVVGRPADQVLESFLANSSVMPAKIMTLVGRKYIVEVTVSKYSCRRDKDGLSFPVLKFFTEAGFMYHDFVVGVGSSSSAPMQQVPFSGGVHTSHAELPQGTCSLPVAMMNTVSSVHTSHAELPQDTSSLPNVRTSNTEFPQGTSSLPGDMLGTEMQNPNLTNVAQLMSMRREDMLQTQSHNVCTADVPDKTKVKETKNKRSRWSNAKSIASKNLFVDGSDTAGHRVDDK from the exons ATG AACAAGGTCTTTAGGTGCAAGATCACCGTCCAGGGTATTGCGCTCAACCACACTTGGAAGGCTATGGAGGATGGTGATGCATATCATTGTACTAATCTGAATTGTGTTAACAGGACTGCTAGCCCTAG GTACAAGCTTCCTATAATCGCAGCTGATGGAAACGCTACAGTGGAAATGGTTTTCTTTGGTGATGTTGATAGGGATGTTGTGGGCAGGCCAGCTGATCAGGTGCTGGAGAGTTTTCTAGCAAATAGCTCCGTCATGCCAGCAAAGATAATGACTCTGGTTGGAAGGAAATATATTGTAGAGGTCACGGTGTCAAAGTATTCTTGTAGGAGAGACAAGGATGGGCTGAGCTTTCCAGTGCTCAAATTTTTCACGGAGGCTGGTTTTATGTACCACGATTTTGTTGTGGGTGTGGGTTCTTCCAGTAGCGCTCCAATGCAGCAAGTTCCATTTTCTG GAGGTGTACATACCAGCCATGCAGAGCTTCCTCAGGGTACCTGCTCGCTTCCAGTGGCCATGATG AATACAGTTTCTAGCGTGCACACCAGTCATGCTGAGCTTCCTCAGGACACTTCCTCACTTCCTAACGTGCGCACCAGTAATACTGAGTTTCCTCAAGGCACTTCCTCACTTCCAGGGGACATGTTG gggactgaaatgcagaatccaaATCTTACTAATGTTGCTCAGCTCATGTCCATGCGCCGAGAAGACATGCTG CAAACACAGTCCCATAACGTATGCACTGCTGATGTGCCGGACAAGACTAAGGTGAAGGAGACCAAGAATAAAAG GTCACGTTGGAGTAATGCAAAGTCGATTGCATCTAAAAACTTGTTCGTTGATGGGAGCGACACAGCTGGACATAG GGTGGACGATAAGTGA